Proteins encoded by one window of Rhodobacteraceae bacterium IMCC1335:
- a CDS encoding hotdog fold thioesterase produces the protein MAQAQRFMEAIPHAKALGMRFESIGEGEAEMRMDYNENFIGDPQTRVIHGGAVFALLDSCCGAAVLSHPDQRGLTATIDLRVDYMRPAMPHQTIRAIATCYNVTRSVAFVRAVALDENAEKPVAMASGAFVNGA, from the coding sequence GCAAAAGCTTTGGGGATGAGGTTTGAAAGCATCGGCGAAGGTGAGGCCGAGATGCGCATGGATTATAATGAAAATTTCATTGGTGATCCACAGACTCGGGTGATCCATGGTGGGGCCGTTTTTGCCTTGCTCGACAGCTGTTGCGGGGCGGCGGTGTTAAGCCATCCTGATCAACGCGGTCTTACAGCGACCATCGATTTGCGGGTTGATTACATGCGCCCTGCAATGCCACATCAAACGATCAGAGCGATTGCCACCTGTTACAACGTGACCCGCAGCGTGGCGTTTGTGCGCGCTGTGGCGCTTGATGAAAATGCGGAAAAGCCGGTTGCCATGGCCTCTGGGGCCTTCGTGAACGGAGCATGA